Proteins encoded within one genomic window of Ammonifex degensii KC4:
- the glyS gene encoding glycine--tRNA ligase subunit beta: protein MRDFLLEIGTEEMPARLLSSILEDLREKAQELLREARLSYREIKTFGTPRRLVLLVKGLAEKQERLVREVKGPARRVAFDEEGKPTKAALGFARSQGVKVEDLVVRLVGDTEYVYAVKEEEGRPTPEVLRELCPRLITSLSFPRSMRWGDKKISFIRPIRWLLALYGEEVIPFELDGLKAGNVTRGHRFLSSAPVTVPSPEAYFQLMAENFVVVDPEERKKLILSQLEELAAREGGKVEADPELLEEVANLVEYATAFCGSFSPEFLRLPEAVLVTTMKEHQRYFPLRDKEGKLLPRFLAVHSSSPAHTEGIRKGNERVLKARLADASFFYREDLARPLADRVEGLKRVVYLEDLGTLYDKTLRLQELVAYLGNELGVDDATRKILARAAYLAKADLLTHMVYEFPELQGVMGREYALASGEDPAVAEALYEQYLPRFAGDALPQTMPGRILGLADKVDNLVGCFGLGLIPTGSQDPYALRRQALGIIHIITSASLSLSLSRLWEKAYQAYRGRLRLGLEEVLGSLRDFFAQRLRALWGEKIRAEVIEAVLAVGFDDLNRAFLKTQALAAFCQDPAFPLLHTAYLRAVNILKGNLPEEKPDPSLFVHPAEQELYDTLVGLEEEVAPDLKRGDYFAVLQKLTRLHDPVARFFDGVLVMDENPALRANRLALLAWIVRLVREVGDISCIPVT from the coding sequence ATGCGGGACTTTTTGCTGGAGATAGGTACGGAGGAGATGCCGGCGCGCCTGCTTAGTTCCATCCTGGAAGACTTGAGGGAGAAGGCCCAGGAGCTTTTAAGGGAAGCCCGGCTGTCCTACCGCGAAATAAAAACCTTCGGTACTCCCCGGCGGCTAGTTCTTCTGGTGAAAGGGCTGGCGGAAAAGCAGGAGAGGCTAGTGCGGGAGGTGAAGGGGCCTGCCCGCCGGGTGGCCTTTGACGAGGAAGGTAAGCCCACTAAGGCGGCCCTGGGCTTCGCCCGCAGCCAGGGGGTAAAGGTGGAAGACCTGGTGGTGCGCCTGGTGGGGGATACAGAATACGTTTACGCGGTGAAGGAGGAAGAGGGGCGTCCCACGCCGGAAGTCCTCCGGGAGCTCTGCCCCCGGCTCATAACCTCCTTGAGCTTCCCCCGTTCCATGCGCTGGGGGGACAAGAAGATCTCCTTCATCCGCCCCATCCGCTGGCTGCTGGCCCTTTACGGCGAGGAAGTAATACCTTTTGAGCTCGATGGCTTAAAAGCCGGCAACGTGACCCGGGGACACCGCTTCCTAAGTTCAGCCCCTGTAACGGTACCCTCACCCGAAGCTTACTTTCAACTCATGGCGGAAAACTTCGTGGTGGTGGACCCGGAGGAGCGGAAGAAACTCATCCTTTCCCAGCTTGAGGAGCTGGCGGCCCGGGAGGGGGGGAAGGTGGAGGCCGACCCGGAACTCTTAGAGGAAGTGGCTAATCTAGTGGAGTACGCCACCGCCTTTTGCGGCTCTTTCTCTCCTGAGTTTTTGCGCCTGCCGGAGGCGGTGCTGGTGACCACCATGAAGGAGCACCAGCGCTACTTTCCCCTGCGGGACAAGGAGGGGAAACTGCTCCCCCGTTTTCTAGCAGTTCATTCCAGTTCTCCGGCGCACACCGAAGGCATAAGAAAGGGTAATGAGAGGGTACTCAAGGCGCGCTTGGCTGACGCCTCCTTCTTCTACCGGGAGGATCTCGCCCGGCCCCTGGCCGACCGGGTGGAGGGGCTCAAGCGCGTGGTCTACTTGGAGGACTTGGGGACACTTTACGATAAAACCTTGCGCCTGCAAGAGTTGGTAGCCTACCTGGGGAACGAGCTGGGGGTGGACGACGCCACCCGGAAGATACTGGCCCGCGCGGCCTACTTAGCCAAGGCCGACCTCTTGACCCACATGGTCTACGAGTTCCCAGAGCTTCAGGGAGTCATGGGGCGCGAGTACGCCCTGGCCTCTGGGGAAGACCCGGCCGTGGCCGAGGCCCTCTACGAGCAGTACCTGCCCCGTTTCGCCGGTGACGCCCTGCCTCAGACAATGCCGGGGAGGATTCTCGGCCTGGCAGACAAAGTGGATAACCTGGTGGGTTGTTTCGGCTTGGGGCTCATCCCAACCGGCTCACAGGACCCTTACGCCTTGAGACGGCAGGCGCTGGGCATCATTCACATCATCACTTCTGCCTCCTTATCTCTCTCTTTGAGCCGGCTCTGGGAGAAAGCTTACCAAGCCTACCGGGGGAGGTTGCGGCTGGGCCTGGAGGAGGTCCTCGGCTCTTTGCGGGATTTCTTCGCCCAGCGGCTGCGGGCGCTCTGGGGAGAGAAGATACGGGCCGAGGTCATAGAGGCGGTACTGGCGGTCGGCTTTGACGACCTTAACCGCGCCTTCCTCAAGACACAGGCTCTGGCCGCCTTCTGCCAAGATCCGGCCTTCCCCCTCCTGCACACCGCCTACCTCCGGGCAGTGAACATCCTCAAAGGGAACCTGCCAGAGGAGAAGCCCGATCCCTCGCTTTTTGTCCATCCGGCGGAGCAGGAGCTCTACGACACTTTGGTCGGCTTGGAGGAAGAGGTGGCACCTGATCTTAAGCGGGGCGACTACTTCGCCGTGCTCCAGAAGCTTACCCGCCTTCATGATCCGGTGGCCCGCTTCTTCGACGGAGTGCTGGTGATGGACGAAAACCCGGCCCTGAGGGCCAACCGCCTGGCCCTGCTGGCCTGGATCGTGCGCCTGGTGCGAGAAGTAGGTGATATTTCCTGCATTCCAGTAACCTAG
- the glyQ gene encoding glycine--tRNA ligase subunit alpha, with protein sequence MNFQELILALDHFWAEKGCIIQQPYDVEKGAGTMNPATFFRVLGPEPWRVAYVEPSRRPADGRYGENPNRLQYYYQYQVILKPSPEDVVEIYLESLKALGIDPLQHDIRLVEDNWEAPTLGAWGLGWEVWLDGMEITQFTYFQQCGGFDLYPVAAEITYGLERLAMFLQGVDSVFDIVWADGITYGDIHHQGEVEHSRYNFEEADVSMLFSLFESYAREAERILQAGLVLPAYDYVLKCSHTFNLLEARGAIELPERTSFIARIRALARACAQKYLKQREEMGYPLLARRR encoded by the coding sequence GTGAACTTTCAGGAACTCATCTTGGCGCTTGACCATTTCTGGGCCGAGAAAGGATGCATAATCCAGCAGCCTTACGACGTAGAGAAGGGGGCGGGGACTATGAACCCGGCCACCTTCTTCCGCGTGCTGGGGCCGGAGCCCTGGCGGGTGGCCTACGTGGAGCCTTCCCGGCGGCCGGCCGACGGGCGCTACGGGGAGAACCCCAACCGCCTCCAGTATTACTACCAGTACCAGGTTATCCTCAAGCCCTCGCCGGAGGACGTGGTGGAGATTTACCTGGAAAGCCTAAAGGCTTTAGGGATTGACCCCTTGCAGCACGACATCCGCCTAGTGGAGGACAACTGGGAGGCTCCCACGCTGGGAGCCTGGGGGCTGGGCTGGGAAGTGTGGCTCGACGGCATGGAGATAACCCAGTTCACCTATTTCCAGCAGTGCGGGGGTTTTGACCTCTACCCCGTGGCTGCCGAGATAACTTATGGGCTGGAGCGGCTGGCCATGTTCCTGCAAGGGGTGGACAGCGTTTTTGATATCGTCTGGGCCGACGGCATAACCTACGGGGATATCCACCATCAAGGGGAAGTGGAGCACTCCCGCTACAACTTCGAGGAAGCCGACGTCTCCATGCTCTTTTCTCTCTTCGAAAGCTACGCTCGTGAGGCCGAACGCATATTGCAGGCAGGGCTCGTCCTGCCCGCCTACGACTACGTGCTCAAGTGTTCCCACACCTTCAACCTGCTGGAGGCCCGGGGGGCCATAGAACTGCCCGAGCGCACCAGCTTCATCGCCCGCATCCGCGCTTTGGCCCGCGCCTGCGCTCAGAAATACCTCAAGCAGCGCGAGGAAATGGGCTACCCGCTACTAGCTCGGAGGAGGTAA
- the recO gene encoding DNA repair protein RecO translates to MQWSCAEGVVLRVSPVREADRLLTIFSLERGKLLATAFGGARPRSRKRAATLPFCRARFFLKRRGDNYQVDQAELLERFPGLAHPRLLGYAGYLAEVVEGFSPLEEPNAPLYRLLVSSLRWLRQNPELVAQAFCLKLLRLGGLAPEMTACSSCQRPFSPDWPKAYFSLPGGLLCPSCATGERASLITPGSLRLLRALSELPLGKIFTLKASPASLAETGEVLSSLVTFHLGYRPRSLLYLQSLGSP, encoded by the coding sequence ATGCAGTGGTCTTGTGCCGAAGGCGTGGTCTTGCGGGTGAGTCCCGTCCGTGAGGCCGATCGCCTTCTCACTATTTTCTCCTTAGAGCGGGGCAAGCTCTTGGCTACGGCTTTCGGGGGGGCACGCCCGCGCAGTCGCAAGCGGGCGGCGACCTTACCCTTTTGCCGGGCCCGTTTTTTTCTCAAACGCCGTGGAGACAACTACCAGGTGGATCAGGCGGAACTATTGGAACGCTTTCCGGGCCTGGCTCACCCCCGGCTGCTGGGCTATGCCGGCTACCTGGCCGAGGTGGTGGAGGGTTTTTCTCCGCTGGAGGAGCCCAACGCCCCCCTTTACCGCCTCTTGGTTTCTTCTTTACGTTGGCTGAGGCAGAACCCGGAGCTGGTGGCTCAAGCCTTCTGCCTGAAGCTTTTGCGGCTGGGGGGTCTGGCTCCGGAGATGACAGCTTGCTCTTCCTGTCAGCGTCCCTTCAGTCCTGACTGGCCCAAAGCCTACTTCAGTCTGCCCGGAGGACTGCTCTGCCCCTCCTGCGCCACCGGGGAAAGGGCGAGCCTCATAACCCCGGGCAGCCTAAGGCTGCTCAGAGCCTTAAGCGAGCTCCCTCTGGGCAAGATCTTCACTTTAAAGGCATCCCCCGCCAGCCTGGCGGAAACGGGGGAAGTTCTCTCTTCCCTGGTCACCTTTCACCTGGGGTATCGACCCCGATCGCTGCTTTACCTGCAAAGCCTTGGATCACCGTAG
- a CDS encoding TlpA family protein disulfide reductase — MTSFLQEYNLKVPVVLDPQGTVGSAYGVTGIPLSVWVDKQGRIRYESLGWRAGKEKEFASWVAKLTQE; from the coding sequence TTGACTTCCTTCCTGCAGGAGTATAATTTGAAGGTACCGGTGGTGCTCGACCCGCAGGGAACGGTGGGTAGCGCCTACGGGGTGACGGGCATACCTTTGAGCGTCTGGGTTGACAAACAGGGGAGAATAAGGTACGAAAGCCTGGGTTGGCGGGCGGGCAAGGAGAAGGAATTTGCCTCCTGGGTGGCGAAGTTAACGCAGGAATAG
- a CDS encoding peroxiredoxin family protein encodes MRRRLLWLLILLLVAGCFARPEGKENFKEAPAFRQPLLGGGELNFPADCRGKVTLLIFFSPNCPACVQELIALRDQFPSWESQGGKDLPGSPRTSFRLDFLPAGV; translated from the coding sequence TTGCGTCGTCGTCTTCTCTGGCTCCTAATCCTTTTACTGGTGGCCGGCTGCTTCGCCCGCCCGGAAGGGAAGGAGAACTTTAAGGAGGCGCCTGCCTTCCGCCAGCCCCTGCTGGGGGGTGGGGAGCTCAACTTCCCCGCCGACTGCCGGGGGAAGGTGACCCTGCTCATCTTCTTCTCCCCCAACTGCCCGGCCTGCGTACAGGAGCTCATCGCTTTGCGGGATCAGTTTCCCTCCTGGGAAAGCCAGGGGGGTAAGGATCTTCCTGGTAGCCCCAGAACCTCCTTCCGTCTTGACTTCCTTCCTGCAGGAGTATAA
- a CDS encoding 4Fe-4S binding protein, whose amino-acid sequence MARWRRRLQVLFLLLLNGYLPGWAALTLFAGRSKGICLPVLNCSSCPGAFLSCPLGAWQGYLGAYRSPSFFVGGILLLAGSSLGRFFCGWLCPFGACQDLLSSWARRRFIPWSSHLRLLAYAVLFITFLLPYWSPTGTPYFCKYLCSAGQLFAGLPLVLGRPEFRSLVGWVFLLKVAVLLVIFLLVLIGISRVFCRTLCPLGAWLGLFNRVSLWRMRFYPDLCRRCHSCRAACPMGVKLPDEVNSSACIRCLSCTEVCSTGALRFGLIKKGKE is encoded by the coding sequence TTGGCTAGATGGCGGCGTCGGCTGCAGGTGCTGTTTCTCTTGCTCCTCAACGGCTACCTGCCGGGCTGGGCGGCGCTCACCCTTTTCGCCGGGAGGAGTAAGGGGATCTGCCTTCCGGTGCTCAACTGCAGCTCCTGTCCGGGTGCTTTTCTGAGCTGCCCCCTGGGGGCCTGGCAGGGTTACCTCGGTGCTTACCGTTCCCCTTCTTTCTTCGTAGGGGGCATTCTCTTGCTGGCGGGGAGTTCCTTGGGGCGCTTCTTCTGCGGCTGGCTCTGCCCCTTCGGCGCCTGCCAAGACCTCTTATCCTCTTGGGCCAGGCGGCGCTTTATTCCCTGGTCTTCCCACCTGCGCCTGCTCGCTTACGCCGTCTTATTCATCACGTTTCTTTTGCCCTACTGGTCACCGACGGGCACCCCTTACTTCTGCAAGTACCTTTGCTCCGCCGGCCAACTCTTTGCCGGCCTTCCTCTGGTGCTGGGGCGGCCGGAGTTCCGCTCGCTGGTGGGTTGGGTCTTCCTCCTGAAAGTGGCCGTACTGCTCGTCATCTTCTTGCTGGTTTTAATCGGGATAAGCCGCGTCTTCTGCCGTACCCTCTGCCCTCTGGGAGCGTGGCTCGGGCTTTTCAACAGGGTGAGCTTGTGGCGGATGCGCTTTTATCCGGATCTCTGCCGCCGCTGCCATAGCTGCCGTGCCGCCTGTCCCATGGGGGTGAAGTTGCCGGATGAGGTGAACTCCTCCGCCTGCATCCGCTGCCTCTCCTGCACCGAGGTCTGCTCCACCGGGGCTTTGCGCTTCGGTCTCATTAAAAAAGGAAAGGAGTGA
- a CDS encoding IS200/IS605 family element transposase accessory protein TnpB, with amino-acid sequence MGLLATYQTRIDDKGCYPFLEACGEYFGRLERKLYVDYHIKGLQVKELKRKYIAEHGITARQFNSLLKDLTAKLASVRESLIFRKRDLLGRIGRLERFIEEKERERERLKRSLSRLTPRSEEWQKKVDRLKKVKFVLHQKKRRLRNLRHKLEAVRRDLESGRYPICFGGRKLFKAQHNLEANGFRDHAEWLRAWREARSGNFLVLGSKDEACGNQTCTYTKDNTLRVRVPDRLRAGFGHWVLIKSVRFPYGQEHLDRVKRPVCVVKGRKVYRAVTYRFVRRKGAWYLFATVERDDPAPSTSRQNGAVGIDLNDGFLRVGEVDRSGNPVDEFKVPVAMRDRTRGQIVAALGEAVKKVVLYAKEKGKPVVIEDLDFTGKKQGLRESNSQYARMLSGFAYRKFRVMTESCCSREGVELLRANPFATSLIGQLKFMARYGLSPHGAAACVIARRGLGFGLERAPEVSAPGIPPRGRASRRGYWRRVCESLKRGSGLRVDVLYADRF; translated from the coding sequence TTGGGGCTGCTGGCCACGTACCAGACGCGGATTGACGATAAAGGCTGCTACCCCTTCCTCGAAGCTTGTGGCGAATACTTCGGCCGCCTGGAAAGAAAGCTCTACGTGGACTACCACATCAAAGGTCTGCAGGTGAAGGAACTGAAGCGCAAGTACATCGCGGAACACGGCATCACGGCCCGGCAGTTCAACTCCCTCTTAAAGGACCTGACCGCGAAACTCGCGTCTGTCCGCGAGAGCCTCATCTTCCGTAAACGGGATCTCCTGGGCCGTATCGGGCGACTTGAGCGGTTCATCGAGGAGAAGGAGAGGGAGCGGGAGAGGCTTAAGAGGTCCCTGTCCAGGCTGACACCCCGCTCGGAAGAGTGGCAGAAGAAGGTCGATCGCCTGAAGAAGGTAAAGTTCGTCCTTCACCAGAAGAAGCGGCGTTTGAGGAACCTGAGGCACAAGCTGGAGGCGGTGCGGAGGGACCTGGAGTCGGGCCGGTACCCCATCTGTTTCGGCGGCCGGAAGCTCTTCAAGGCCCAGCACAATCTGGAGGCAAACGGCTTCCGGGACCACGCGGAGTGGTTGCGCGCCTGGCGTGAAGCGCGTTCGGGCAACTTCCTGGTGCTCGGCTCTAAAGACGAGGCGTGCGGCAACCAGACCTGCACTTACACTAAGGACAACACGCTGCGGGTCAGGGTTCCGGACCGGCTGCGGGCCGGGTTTGGGCACTGGGTCTTGATCAAGTCCGTCCGCTTCCCGTACGGCCAGGAGCACCTGGACCGGGTAAAACGACCGGTATGTGTTGTGAAGGGCCGGAAAGTCTACCGTGCGGTCACGTACCGCTTCGTGCGGCGCAAAGGGGCCTGGTACCTTTTTGCCACGGTGGAGCGGGACGACCCGGCACCTTCGACGAGCAGGCAAAACGGCGCGGTGGGCATCGACCTGAACGACGGCTTTTTACGGGTGGGTGAAGTGGACCGGTCCGGCAACCCGGTAGACGAGTTCAAGGTCCCCGTAGCTATGAGGGACAGGACGAGGGGGCAAATAGTTGCGGCCCTGGGTGAAGCGGTCAAAAAGGTCGTCCTGTACGCGAAGGAAAAGGGAAAGCCGGTGGTCATAGAGGATCTGGACTTCACCGGGAAGAAGCAGGGCTTGAGGGAGTCCAACTCCCAGTATGCCCGCATGCTCTCGGGCTTTGCCTACAGGAAGTTCCGCGTGATGACCGAGTCCTGCTGCTCGCGTGAGGGCGTGGAACTCTTGCGGGCCAACCCGTTTGCGACGTCGCTTATAGGGCAGCTGAAGTTCATGGCCAGGTACGGTTTAAGCCCGCATGGTGCGGCGGCGTGTGTGATAGCCCGGCGCGGCCTGGGCTTTGGCCTGGAGCGGGCACCGGAAGTTTCAGCCCCGGGAATCCCGCCGCGGGGGAGGGCCTCACGGCGGGGCTACTGGCGGCGGGTGTGCGAGTCCCTCAAGCGCGGTTCCGGCCTCCGCGTGGACGTGCTCTACGCCGACAGGTTCTGA
- a CDS encoding YkgJ family cysteine cluster protein, translated as MTQPNGERLTFSSTFRFDCRPGLSCFTHCCRDVNIVLTPGDVFRLKRRLGLPSYEFLEKYTVTLISRISGLPVVLLKMREDADKQCPFVTPEGCAVYSDRPWACRMYPLDYDTDIDSYRIIADPAKCRGLQEGKEWYIEDWLEEQGALKPSPVDRMYNEATKRLEFPRDRITNPEIARMYFLAAYDLDNFRRFVLETKFLKIFDIPANLVERIKTDDMELARLAALWLKFGFSDKNALPLRDEIFDQSVR; from the coding sequence ATGACCCAACCCAACGGCGAACGCCTTACCTTCAGCAGCACCTTCCGCTTCGACTGTCGTCCAGGTCTTTCCTGCTTTACCCACTGCTGCCGGGACGTGAACATCGTCCTTACCCCCGGCGACGTCTTTCGGCTGAAGCGCCGGCTGGGCCTGCCCTCCTACGAGTTCCTGGAAAAGTACACCGTAACCCTAATATCCCGCATATCCGGCCTGCCCGTGGTTCTTTTAAAAATGCGGGAGGACGCGGACAAGCAGTGCCCCTTCGTTACTCCTGAAGGATGCGCCGTCTACTCTGACCGCCCCTGGGCCTGCCGCATGTATCCCCTGGACTATGACACCGACATTGACTCCTACCGCATTATAGCCGATCCCGCCAAGTGCCGGGGGCTGCAGGAAGGGAAGGAATGGTACATCGAAGACTGGCTGGAAGAGCAAGGGGCGCTGAAACCTTCCCCCGTCGACCGCATGTACAACGAGGCCACCAAGCGGCTGGAATTCCCCCGGGACCGCATAACCAACCCGGAAATAGCCCGCATGTATTTCTTGGCTGCCTACGACCTGGACAACTTCCGCCGTTTCGTACTGGAGACCAAGTTCCTAAAGATCTTCGACATACCCGCCAACCTGGTGGAGAGAATAAAGACGGACGATATGGAGCTGGCCCGGTTGGCAGCCTTGTGGCTCAAGTTCGGCTTTTCGGACAAGAACGCTTTGCCTTTACGCGACGAAATTTTCGATCAGAGTGTAAGGTGA
- a CDS encoding 4Fe-4S binding protein yields the protein MARAIRVKDPDRCIGCYSCMLACARLVHRSHSLTKSAIRVQTRGGLQSKWGIDVCRACPDAPCAEACPTGALTPRAGGGVIWRRNKCSRCGNCANACVLRVIHFDEEGYPIICLYCGHCARFCPQEVIVWEEIGP from the coding sequence ATGGCGCGGGCAATCAGGGTAAAAGATCCCGACCGCTGTATAGGCTGCTACTCCTGCATGCTGGCCTGTGCCCGGCTGGTTCACCGTTCCCATTCTTTGACCAAGAGCGCCATCCGGGTGCAGACGCGGGGCGGCCTGCAGAGCAAGTGGGGCATAGATGTCTGCCGGGCCTGCCCGGACGCCCCCTGCGCCGAGGCCTGCCCCACCGGCGCCCTTACCCCGCGCGCGGGCGGGGGGGTTATCTGGCGCCGGAACAAGTGCTCCCGCTGCGGTAACTGTGCTAATGCCTGCGTACTGCGGGTCATCCACTTCGACGAGGAAGGCTACCCCATCATCTGCCTCTACTGTGGCCACTGCGCCCGCTTCTGCCCTCAGGAAGTAATCGTCTGGGAGGAGATCGGCCCTTGA
- a CDS encoding aldehyde ferredoxin oxidoreductase N-terminal domain-containing protein produces MILEGPVNVLKIDLESSSWKLEEREDLVGWLGGVGVATQLFMEEAAWDKPPLAPEQPIIFAIGPFSGIYPLATKVVAVFRSPLTEEWGESYAGMRAAIALRFAGYDAVVIKGKAPRPTYLVIDEKGVAFKDARGVWGLDTEETGRLLREFEGGRGRRSIWRIGPAGENLVPLAGVNVDTYRHFGRLGLGALLGSKNLKALVVLGNRSYPIKNPTAYNRVYEKIYRAVVGTPLLSKYHYIGTAENILALNAQGSLPTLNLKASRFEKAEEVSGERFGRESLFRILACAGCPLGCIHVGVYRRPHPKGAGYISTTLAYDYEPIYALGPMLGLDAVDKVYALLREVEASGLDVISTGVVLAWATEALERGVVSEKETLVPLRFGAVESYIQATQYLAQPPNDFYRALGRGLRYATRIYGGEDFALILGGHEMAGYHTGYAFLLGQSVGARHSHLCNAGYSFDQTRKGDYTPEELVQYLLEEEAWRNVLNSLVICLFARKAYTPEVTAEALQALGRETDPQELMILGRKILRQKWEAKKRLGYTLDQIPLPPRRYFETPSGQGLLDPETYAALLKLYREKFASFLNA; encoded by the coding sequence TTGATTCTGGAAGGTCCGGTGAACGTACTCAAGATAGACCTGGAGAGTAGCTCCTGGAAGTTGGAGGAGCGGGAAGACTTGGTCGGCTGGCTGGGAGGGGTAGGGGTGGCCACCCAGCTCTTTATGGAAGAGGCCGCCTGGGACAAGCCCCCTCTGGCACCGGAGCAGCCGATCATTTTCGCCATCGGCCCCTTCTCCGGCATTTACCCACTGGCCACCAAGGTGGTGGCCGTTTTTCGCTCCCCGCTCACCGAAGAGTGGGGGGAGAGCTACGCCGGAATGCGGGCGGCCATCGCCTTGCGCTTCGCCGGCTACGACGCAGTGGTGATAAAGGGAAAAGCTCCGCGGCCTACCTACTTGGTGATCGACGAGAAGGGGGTAGCCTTCAAAGACGCCCGCGGGGTCTGGGGGCTCGACACGGAGGAAACAGGACGCCTGCTGCGGGAGTTCGAAGGGGGAAGGGGAAGACGCAGCATCTGGCGCATAGGCCCGGCAGGAGAAAATCTGGTGCCCCTGGCTGGGGTGAACGTGGACACCTATCGCCACTTCGGGCGCCTGGGCCTGGGGGCCTTGCTGGGAAGTAAAAACCTCAAGGCCCTGGTGGTTTTGGGCAACCGCAGCTACCCCATAAAGAATCCCACTGCTTACAACCGGGTCTACGAAAAGATCTACCGCGCCGTGGTAGGAACCCCTTTGCTCAGCAAGTACCACTATATCGGCACGGCGGAAAACATTCTGGCGCTTAACGCTCAGGGAAGTCTGCCGACCTTAAATCTCAAGGCTTCCCGTTTTGAGAAGGCAGAAGAGGTAAGCGGGGAGCGCTTCGGTAGGGAGAGCTTATTCCGCATTTTGGCCTGCGCCGGTTGTCCCCTGGGCTGCATCCACGTGGGGGTTTACCGCCGCCCCCACCCCAAGGGAGCAGGCTACATCTCCACTACTTTGGCCTACGACTACGAACCCATCTATGCCCTCGGCCCCATGCTGGGGCTTGACGCGGTAGATAAAGTGTACGCTTTGTTGCGGGAAGTAGAGGCTTCAGGGCTGGACGTAATCTCTACTGGGGTGGTGCTGGCCTGGGCCACCGAGGCTTTGGAGCGGGGAGTGGTGTCGGAGAAAGAAACCTTGGTTCCTCTGCGCTTCGGCGCGGTAGAAAGTTATATCCAAGCAACACAGTACCTGGCACAGCCCCCCAATGATTTTTACCGCGCCTTGGGCCGAGGGCTTAGGTACGCCACCCGGATCTACGGGGGCGAGGATTTCGCCCTCATTTTAGGCGGGCACGAGATGGCAGGGTACCACACCGGCTACGCCTTCCTTCTGGGGCAGAGCGTGGGAGCACGCCACTCCCACCTCTGCAACGCCGGCTACAGCTTCGACCAGACCCGCAAGGGAGACTATACCCCGGAAGAGCTGGTGCAGTACCTCCTAGAGGAAGAAGCCTGGCGCAACGTGCTGAACTCCCTGGTAATCTGTCTCTTCGCCCGCAAGGCGTACACGCCTGAAGTCACCGCCGAAGCGCTTCAGGCCCTGGGCCGGGAGACAGACCCCCAGGAGCTCATGATCTTGGGGAGAAAAATCCTGCGGCAGAAGTGGGAGGCCAAGAAGCGCCTGGGCTACACCTTAGACCAAATTCCTCTCCCGCCCAGGCGTTACTTCGAAACCCCCTCGGGGCAAGGTCTGCTCGACCCCGAGACTTACGCCGCTTTATTGAAGCTTTACCGGGAAAAGTTTGCTTCTTTCCTTAATGCATGA
- a CDS encoding deoxyribonuclease IV: MPRLGAHMSIAGGVDKAVWRGHSIGCETIQIFTKNTNQWYARPLSPAEVERFRQAQEETGVSPVFAHTSYLINLGSPQEELWRKSIESFVGEIERCHLLGLPFIVVHPGAHMGEGEAEGLKRIARGLDEVLERTAHTRVKILLETTAGQGTQLGYRFEHLAWLIGESRCPQRLGVCFDTCHAFAAGYDLRTPEAFAATWEEFERVIGIDRLEAVHLNDSRGTLGSRLDRHEHIGKGEIGLEGFRLLLSDPRFQHLPMVLETPKGPDLKEDVMNLSTLRSLMH; the protein is encoded by the coding sequence TTGCCGCGACTGGGAGCACACATGTCCATAGCCGGTGGGGTGGATAAGGCGGTCTGGCGGGGACACAGCATAGGGTGCGAGACCATTCAGATATTCACCAAAAATACCAACCAATGGTATGCCCGCCCCCTTTCACCGGCGGAGGTGGAGCGCTTCCGCCAGGCTCAGGAAGAGACGGGAGTAAGCCCGGTCTTCGCCCACACTTCCTACCTCATCAACCTGGGTTCTCCTCAGGAAGAGCTCTGGCGCAAGTCGATAGAGAGCTTCGTGGGAGAGATCGAGCGTTGCCACCTGTTAGGTCTTCCCTTCATCGTGGTCCATCCGGGCGCGCACATGGGGGAGGGGGAGGCCGAGGGGCTGAAGCGCATAGCGCGGGGGCTAGATGAGGTGCTGGAGCGCACAGCCCACACCCGGGTTAAGATCCTGCTGGAGACTACCGCAGGCCAGGGAACCCAGCTGGGCTACCGCTTCGAGCACCTAGCCTGGCTCATAGGGGAAAGCCGCTGTCCCCAGCGGCTGGGCGTCTGTTTCGATACCTGCCACGCCTTCGCTGCCGGCTATGACCTGCGCACGCCGGAAGCGTTTGCTGCCACCTGGGAGGAATTCGAACGGGTCATAGGGATTGATCGGCTTGAGGCGGTGCATCTCAATGATTCACGGGGAACTCTGGGTAGCCGCCTAGATCGCCACGAGCACATAGGTAAAGGGGAGATAGGCTTGGAGGGTTTCCGCCTACTTTTAAGCGATCCCCGCTTTCAACACCTCCCCATGGTGCTGGAGACGCCCAAGGGGCCGGATCTGAAAGAAGATGTTATGAACCTCAGTACTTTGCGGAGCCTCATGCATTAA